In the Candidatus Eisenbacteria bacterium genome, one interval contains:
- a CDS encoding DUF6257 family protein: MADDLRFADFTTGEKVRVAALIARMAKRGVAGPNVDLSDLQRRVERIERQALQRKTKK; the protein is encoded by the coding sequence ATGGCCGACGACCTGCGCTTCGCCGACTTCACCACCGGCGAGAAGGTGCGCGTCGCCGCCCTGATCGCCCGTATGGCGAAGCGCGGCGTGGCCGGCCCCAACGTCGACCTGTCCGACCTGCAGCGCCGCGTGGAGCGCATCGAGCGCCAGGCCCTCCAGCGCAAGACCAAGAAGTAG